The Phaseolus vulgaris cultivar G19833 chromosome 10, P. vulgaris v2.0, whole genome shotgun sequence DNA window ATCCAGAAGGTAAAGAAGTATTTTGAGATTGTATCAAGAAATTCCTATTTCAACGTCTGATACAATAAATGGTACAACACTCTTACAGAGTTGATTAAGAAAATCATTCAAAGAATGAGTACGTAATAAAAAGTGGAGAACGTGATATAGAGAATATTCAAGAAGCATTCACAACGTTCAGAGTAACCATGAGTGTAGAAAGAGTTCAAGAGTGCATTAATGCAAAGACGTAATTCAAGCAACATAAAATGTAATTCAAGGACTATCATAATCATTTATCAACATTCACAAACTCATGAAAGGGAATAAAAAACCAGAGACACAAAGATGATGACAAAGAAAAGTATTTCCATATCAAGCGTCCAAGGTATTTACAGTGAAACaatgataagtgtcatattttagtaatatttcatattaaaagacagacacttatggatatttattgataaaataactatattttgacccctaatttatgaatttaaacatttttacatattttgtgattataatatgaataaaaatgatttattctcaaatttgtgttaattttaggattcTAGGAAAAAATGGAGATGAGAGGGCTAAAGGAGAAAAAACAAGatgaaaaaggaaagttggATCGCTCACAACTCGCCCAAACTCGCCTAAGCCAGATCACTTCAGAGGAACTCGTCCAAGCGAGCCTAATCTTGCCCAGGCGAGATCACTTCATAGAAGTTGGGCTTTTTCTCGTCCAACTCGCCCAAACAAGTTGTAGCTCTCCtaggcgagaagtcacttaacccaagtccaactaggttaaatatgaggcgtgaGGCATAATTTTATGCATCATTGAAAGAATAGAAGGTGATAGAAAATCCTAGAAAAGACTCTCTTCAAGTAAAAACATCATGAATCATTATTTTGCATGATTATCTAGTTTTTGTCTTTGACATAATAGTTTGAGACTCTTTAAAGACTATCTATGGCCTAACCACAATATATCAACCATGCAAAattattgccgataaaaaaaaaaatattaggggATTGGCttattttagtaaataaagaatggtatataaaaaaagaagtgTCCTAGATTATCTATCAATGTGACTTCTTCTTCAAGATGCGCCTCGAACACTGTTCAAATCCCACAAGCCCAGTCACCGTTCGAAAGCGACGCACACAAACGaaaccacaaaaaaaaaaaaaaatcagaaaagaaaaacaaataaaatagaaaccCTAATTTTTTTCCAACTTCCGACAACCACAAACTTCCAAAGTGGAAAGGGTTTCCTTACACATTCCAAACTTGCCACTTTCACCACAAAACCCTTTCAAGTCATTCCATGTTCTTCTCCTTCTCCGACCACCTCAATCCTCTCTCTTTCGATGTGACGCCACACGAAATCAGAGCACACCCAGTTGTCCCAGCAGAGCAAACGCTGTGATTCCTATTGTGAGAAGGGTCGCGAGTGAGAATGGAAGCGCGCGTGGGGATGGTGATGGAAGGGGGGCAGAGAACCCTCAAGGCCGACGGCGTCGCCGCCAAGTTTCTGGCGCCGAACAGTCAAGGCACGCTGCATCAGCTTCTCGCCGGCGGCATCGCCGGCGCGTTTAGCAAAACCTGCACTGCCCCCCTTGCGCGTCTCACTATCCTGTTTCaggtttcttatttttttttaattaattactgaaaaatgtttttgctttatttgatttttgatgtatctgttttaattttgttgtgACCTTCTTTGGAATGTTGTTTGACCCGTATGGTGTTCTTGAGCTTGAGCTGAATTGGGGAAATTGGTTTTGGTTTCTGGTTTAATGCGTTTCTGATAAAGCTtacttttttactttttagtttttttttattaattgttgCACTTGTAATTGTACTCTATTTTTCCATGgttgatattttattaaaaaaatttatagtcCGAGCCTGTGTGGATTTTTTTGCGTAAATATAGAGATACCGTAAATAATTATCGGGAAAATTATAAGGAAGAAAGGAAGATTGAACTGGAACTAGAAAATGGTTTGTTAGTTATGGCGATCAGTTTTGGCAAATGGGATTTTAGAGGAACCTCACTCTAGTGCCACTATGTTGGCTGCGACTACATGCACCacttttcaaaactttgtggctgCCTCTCTCCCCTTGTTGTTAGTTATGAAAGAAACACCAAACATGCTCTATTGTGTGTATGCATGTATACATACATATTACATGTTTTGTATACTCTATTTCCTGGTGTAGTTTTCCTGGTCCTGTGGTGTTATTAAATCCACTATTCACTCTCCATGTTAGATGACTGGTTCTTGGTGATTATGGTGATGCCATAGCATAAATCTAGCTATGTATTTTTCTTGCTTGGCATTTGATTTTGAAGATTCAGTTGATTGGTTTTGTGTAGATCCATCATTCCTTTTGTTGATTAAAATGAAGTTGTTTCAAGTAGTATTTATCTTACTATTCTACATGTTTTGTCTTTTAACAGGTGCAAGGTATGCATTCTGAGGTGGCAGCTTTGAGCAATCCTAGTATATGGTGTGAGGCATCACGTATTATCAATGAAGAAGGGTTTAGAGCATTTTGGAAAGGCAATATGGTGACCATTGCTCATCGTCTTCCCTATTCTGCAGTCAGCTTCTATGCTTATGAACGCTACAAGAATGTAATCACTGGTGTTCTTTCTATACTGTAAGTGCTTCAGAAGTTACGGCAGATATTATTATGTAACTTGAAATAATTTCACCTATCTGTTGCGTTGCAGCAACTACACTCACTGATGGGAGAGAATGTTAGGGGAAATTCAAGTGCAAACCCCCTTGTGCACTTTGTGGGTGGTGGTTTGGCAGGTATAACAGCTGCTTCTGCCACATATCCTTTGGATCTTGTGAGGACACGACTTGCAGCACAGGTAAGTTGATATGTTTGTGAGTTGAGAGAGAACCATCATAGATACTTCTCTATCCTTTTGTTCTTTGCATGAGTGGCTTGGCTATATTTTACTTTGTGTTTATTGCTTGATTGATTTGTAACCCATTCGTCATTATTTTCTGCTCTTACCTTGTATATTGGGATTTATATTTTGTTCCTTTGCAGAGAAGTACCATGTACTACCAAGGCATCTCACATGCTTTCAGTACCATCTGTAGAGATGAAGGTTTCTTGGGTCTGTATAAGGGGCTTGGAGCAACATTGTTGGTATGCTCACAATATGCTTTTACTCTATTTCTATCATGCTGTGTTCTTATTATTGAAATAACTAATCATTTTCTACAATGCAGGGTGTTGGGCCCAGTATAGCTATTAGTTTTTCTGTTTATGAGTGGTTACGTTCTGTATGGCAAACACAAAGGTGAATTTCTGTAATTGTGTGAAATTTAGGAGTAGTTTATCATGAAGGTTACCTTGTGCATGACGAAATATGGTATTGCAAATGTTAATTAATTTTCTGTTTCTTCCAACTGTAGGCCCAATGATTCTACTGCTGTGGTTGGTCTTGCCTGTGGCAGTCTGTCAGGAATTGCATCATCAACAGGTGGGTGCGCACTAATCTGAGTAATTGAGCATAACTTTCTTAAGTTTTCATGAACGATATTGCAGAACATGATAAATCAACATTGCCACTATAACCTAGCTAGAATCTTGTGAACAACACCTTTCTCATTAGGCTAAAACTAGTCCAATATATGATTATAATTGAAACAGCCATCACTCTTGAAATACTTGAAAGTGAAGTCTAATTTCTTCTCCTTGTCAGAATCAAATAGAAGATTCGGGTGTGGTGTAATCATGTTGCAAACCTTGCTTTGAATAACAGTTCAGTTGCCCGTCTTTAGTGCCTAGCAGACAATATTAGTCTGTATTATATGCCTGCAATATTTCTTACTACGGTATAGCATCATGTCATGGGTACACACTACTTTCCCCTTTGTAATAGTTGCTGTTGAAAGTTTTGTACTCCTAGTGGCTGATGTAATTCACCTTGTGGTGTAACCTTACCTGTCTCCCATGAACATCGGTTATCCAAAGAACTGCTTTCATTGAAAAAAATGTGCTCAAGTAATGCCTTTCCATGATGGCATTTAccaattaaaaaatcattactcCATGTCTTTGTGGTCGTTATGACATTATCTAAGTTTTTGTGTTTGATGTCTCATGCAACTTGCAGCAACATTCCCTTTGGATCTTGTTAGGCGTAGGATGCAATTAGAGGGTGCTGGTGGTCGAGCTCGTGTCTATAACACTGGCTTGTTTGGTGCATTTGGGCGGATAGTTCAAACCGAAGGGGTGCGAGGTTTGTACAGAGGAATTCTGCCTGAGTACTACAAGGTTGTTCCCAGTGTTGGCATTGTCTTTATGACATATGAAACACTGAAAATGCTTCTATCAGGCATTCCTAGTTATTAGCATACTAAATTTCCAAATTTGCACCATTTATCGGTTaagataatttaaaaagtaCAATTTCATGGATTTGATCTCTCAGAAGATTAATATCATGATGAATACTTTGTAGGAAGTTTTGTTGAGGTGATTTTTTCTGTTAATAATGCCAGCACTTTTGTTCTGTATACGTAGTTATAATTTGAGTAACAGCATTACCAATTTCTAATGTTAGGTTGAAACCATTGTAGCTGATGATTTTATCAAAAAAGTAGTTCTATTTTAATGGTGcaattgtgattttttttttgtattagtTAGAGGAAACATGGAAGGCTCATcgttagaaattaaataaaaaactttattctACTTTTGGTTTATAGTATATCATTAATGTGCAGTTTTAGTTTACTGTATCATTAATGTGAAGTTTTAGTTTctataaaagtttatttttacatttggtttttcaaaattaatgttACGAATGTTACGTAATTTCTAATTTCTAAAAAACAAATGTTGATGTGTATATAAAagattacttaaaaaaattgtattaagtTAATACTGCttgttttttaaatgatttgtaatttttttaagctGGTCCTTGGGTTGATAGACAAACAGAGTTTAGTCCtgtttaaaatagaaaaaagagttaaataaaatataaattaaatatatattttaaaatgtaattatatcattggattttaattttaagtttaattattttatatatatatatatattttaaatgttttttttaaatctatttaaatTGTAGGTTAAATAAATCTTTTGATCTTATTCAATCTAATCCGTTTTACAGATTTTTCAGATGAACATGTCTTTAAGGAACCTATTTTAACTACATTAGTGTTGTCTTTCGAAATTCAGATTCTGAATTAAgtgttttataattcttttaaatttaatgtcAATAAATACCATCATACCAATTTTTCTTTATGCacttcataatttttaaatgtaactcataatttttaaaatgacaaTTTTATCTTTGTAAAAGTTATTTTCAGAAAATTTTCCGAACAAGCTTAGAATTTCATTAACATGATTTCTGAAACTGGATATTTAGAATGAAAtttctaaaacaatttttagaataaaatttccAGAATAAACTTTTtagaatatataaattatatttctaaaCCAGCTTTTCAAAATGTAAatgatatattttgaaatgaGCTTTTCAGAACatattttctcaaataaaattttcagaatataaattttctagaataaaattttcaaaaaaaacttTCCTATAATATAAATGATAGCTTCAAGGATGAATTTTCTCTTCTTTTGCTTCTTCTCAAGGAGTGCAGTGAAAAAAAGGTGTAGTAGTGATGGAGCAAGCAGCAACAATAATGATAGTGGTGACGTGGTTCAGTGAGAAATGATATATTGGTCTTTTTCTATTACTATAGGGGTACACTTAATAATAATGGAGTTGCAGGAAGTAAAAGCCTCATAAATAATACCATGTGATTGTGCACATCCTCTAATAATACATGGGTCTTTTAGGAGCTCCAACATGGTAACTTTTGCCTCAATCTctaggcagtttcttcctgcaccctcataattttataaatccCGAAATTGAACTTCACCTTTTATTTGGAATAGGAATTTGGGAGTGTGTTATGAATTCATCAATCCAGAAGTGAATCATGTTATTTTTCGGATGAGGGGGTATTCCAGAAataaagtttgcataaattgttgatttttggATTGCTGAATTTGGAAacctaatttctattacggattggtggatccggaatgatttttttaattatggttttttgaatccggaatgcatattttaaattatggattggtggatcaggaataatttttttaatttagattcATTCATGTACTACCGAAAGCATCAATCTGGGAGGTTATCGGACACgccaatccaaaattttactGGAAGtgtcaatccaaaaatttatcGAATTTTGTAATCCatgcaaaaaataaatgtacgTTTTTTATATAGGGACGGTATTGTCTTTGCACAATATTGTGGGAGTAcagaaagaaaaatgtaggggtgcaggaagaaactgcccaATCTCTATACATTCTTTCCGcacttttatattttactttttaattttaataatatttttttttagtatgatgaagagttttatattttttatttcatttttaagtgATGATAATTGTTTGTGATAGTCGGTAGTGACTGATGGTGAACATTGACGATGAAAAGTAATTGTTATGATATTTTTACTAATTGTAAATGTATTTttgttcatttattttttttctattttgttttagaAGTCACAACAAAACCGGAAAAAAATATCGACctgtaaaaatgaaatataaaaattatttttttttataaaaaataaatataaaactaaaaacaacttatcttcccataaaaaaaaacatctaatAAGATTGCTTCTATCTTTCCACAATTAGCAACCTTGCTTCTGTCTTTCCACAATAACCAAAACATAGAAAGATAAACTTAAAAGTGATGTAAGTACTAAAAAAGACATGCAAGAGTATGAGAGTGGATAGAGAGAGAAAAACATGCAAAAAGAAAACTTAAAAGTATTATTCAGTATATATAAGAGGGAGAAACATGCATTACATATTACATAACATTTACATTTAGTTACTCTTtgcacaaatttaaaaattattcatttcaGTACATACTACTTTTAATCCTTTAGTTTCTACACTTGTAATAATTAaaagatactaaaaaaatatgcgtaaaaataaaataaaaaattttaagtACAAAAAATTAAAGGCAAAATTCATTTAactataaaaatgaaataaatagcTAAAcccaatttattttttctcttactAAGAAAAGCTAAGAGGGGAAAGTTAAAAATGATGACTAGAATCCAAAGGAAATCTATAGAAAGAAATCCAACCCCACCAAACCATATCATCTTCTTCCTATCTCCTTCTTCAGTTTTGCCATCACACTGTGAGCCACCattttttcttcctctcttTACCTTTCTCTCATGCTCCCTCACACATAAGCTCATCATGGCCACAGCCACCTTTCACAAGTGGCTCACTCATTTCACTGACACAAAGAAATGCAGTTTTTCTCCTGCTTCCAAGGGACACCAAACTCTCTACTTCCACCACTACCATGTAATGCACTAAACTACTTTCTTTACATGTCTCACATCAACACAAGGTTATGCTTAGATTCCTTTTCAGAAGTATTTCTAAGTAAATATTGAATTAGATACAACATTTCATAGCTTGAGATTATAACATTTCATAGCTGAATACTAGTGATTATAACATTTCATAGTATCCAAGTGAAAGCAAACCTCAATCGGCGGTTTTTAAGAGTTTCATAATCCAGTTTATTGGGATTCTTCTGTGATGAGAGATCTGGCGTGTTATTGACTAGaatttatataaaagtttaatTAGGGATAGAAATATGTTTCAATTCTATGAGATTTTTTAAATAGTATCTAACCCATTTTTTATGAAGCAGAATTTGAACTGTTTTGAGTGAAAACTAAGATGTATGTTAGAGTCCAAccaagaaaatcagaaaaactaCGACTAGAATTTGAGAAAATTTAAGATGAGGAATGAATTCATGTATAAGAGTTTTTGATAGCATTTTGAACCAACGTTTTAAGGTATTGGGTTTGTGGGTGTTTTGAGTTCTTGAGATGGTTTAATCCTAtgtttgtgttttatttttggAGTCAGAGACATGTGTGTCAAGGATGCTGCTACCTTTCAATGAACGGTTGCAGAGAGGGACATGAGCAGCATGCAAGAACAAGGAAGCCAGTTGGTACCATAGAAACCAGAACATTGGCAGCAGTTGCATCACCTGCAATGGCTATGTACAGTCTGAACATGGCCATTTCAGAGCTGAAATCAGAGGCTCCGTATGGTACCTTGTCGGGCATAGTAAGGGTGCAGGTGCCGATTGAAGAGCAGGTTGAGGCCATCGATTGGCTCCATTCACAAAACCATCTTCTGCTTCCTCGTTGCTTCTTCTCTGGAAGGAAGCACAGTCCCAATGGTGAAGAAAAC harbors:
- the LOC137818511 gene encoding uncharacterized protein, coding for MEARVGMVMEGGQRTLKADGVAAKFLAPNSQGTLHQLLAGGIAGAFSKTCTAPLARLTILFQVQGMHSEVAALSNPSIWCEASRIINEEGFRAFWKGNMVTIAHRLPYSAVSFYAYERYKNQLHSLMGENVRGNSSANPLVHFVGGGLAGITAASATYPLDLVRTRLAAQRSTMYYQGISHAFSTICRDEGFLGLYKGLGATLLGVGPSIAISFSVYEWLRSVWQTQRPNDSTAVVGLACGSLSGIASSTATFPLDLVRRRMQLEGAGGRARVYNTGLFGAFGRIVQTEGVRGLYRGILPEYYKVVPSVGIVFMTYETLKMLLSGIPSY